The following proteins are encoded in a genomic region of Xenopus laevis strain J_2021 chromosome 3L, Xenopus_laevis_v10.1, whole genome shotgun sequence:
- the dnd1.L gene encoding dead end protein homolog 1: protein MIWTWRCVTSFFHHNALHKGGERMATSAAFLKGDFKRTGKMELSDEQKSQMWINSVNSENKEALLAWVKETGIELVQINGQRKYGGPPPGWIGNAPVSGSEVFIGKIPQDIYEDKLIPLFQSVGKLYEFRLMMTFSGLNRGFAYARYISRRQAISAIMSLNGFEITKGCCIVVCRSTEKSELALDGLPGTFDENLLKNVLDEVTSGVSSISLHPSPTKESQVLAVVKYDSHRAAAMAKKTLCEGSPILPGLPLTVNWLKTDMRQKLRSTDKLQQTKDLSPLPLLYTDRPDLPKETLLSAVGCLNMLCQEMKLGRPVFLIKLFSVTSFGWIRFWYQVVIPTYPTPFCGYAWMIGENLELNEKYEHARQVVAMKILSALGYIPDFSLGDVTARNAL, encoded by the exons ATGATTTGGACTTGGAGGTGCGTCACGAGTTTCTTCCATCATAACGCGTTACATAAAGGAGGAGAGAGAATGGCCACTTCAGCTGCTTTTCTTAAGGGAGATTTCAAACGCACAGGGAAAATGGAGCTGTCAGACGAGCAGAAGAGTCAG ATGTGGATCAATTCCGTCAATAGTGAAAACAAAGAAGCCCTCCTTGCATGGGTTAAGGAAACTGGAATTGAATTGGTTCAAATTAATGGTCAGCGGAAATATGGTGGTCCACCTCCAG gATGGATTGGTAATGCTCCAGTCAGTGGGTCAGAGGTTTTTATTGGTAAAATACCACAAGATATTTATGAAGACAAACTAATTCCGCTTTTCCAGAGTGTTGGAAAACTGTATGAGTTTCGTCTGATGATGACATTTAGTGGCCTGAATCGAGGGTTCGCTTATGCTCGCTATATAAGCAGACGGCAGGCTATCAGCGCTATTATGTCTCTTAACGGTTTTGAGATAACAAAGGGATGTTGTATTGTGGTCTGTCGGAGCACAGAAAAAAGTGAGCTTGCACTGGACGGGCTTCCTGGTACTTTTGATGaaaacctgctgaaaaatgttttggATGAGGTGACTTCAGGAGTGTCTTCAATTTCTTTGCATCCAAGTCCCACAAAAGAGAGCCAGGTTTTGGCTGTAGTGAAGTACGACTCACACCGGGCAGCTGCAATGGCTAAAAAGACCCTTTGTGAAG GGTCTCCCATTCTTCCTGGGCTTCCTCTTACTGTAAATTGGCTGAAAACAGACATGCGACAGAAGCTTCGTAGCACTGATAAGCTCCAGCAGACCAAAGACCTATCTCCATTGCCTCTGCTTTATACTGACCGCCCAGATCTTCCAAAAGAGACCCTGCTAAGTGCTGTCGGCTGCCTTAATATGCTGTGCCAGGAGATGAAGCTGGGCCGTCCTGTCTTCTTAATAAAGCTTTTTAGCGTAACCTCATTTGGATGGATTCGATTTTGGTACCAAGTAGTCATACCAACGTACCCAACCCCATTTTGTGGCTATGCCTGGATGATTGGTGAAAATCTGGAGCTAAATGAAAAATATGAGCATGCAAGGCAAGTTGTTGCTATGAAGATCCTATCTGCTCTTG